One segment of Setaria viridis chromosome 4, Setaria_viridis_v4.0, whole genome shotgun sequence DNA contains the following:
- the LOC117853876 gene encoding non-specific lipid-transfer protein 1 produces MKTISAIAVVLLAALAVQQQLARADIACPDVLNDMEPCLSFLQGGDASPSGQCCAGVRALYSAADTTADRRATCECLKTAYSQVHAQLSAARALPEECGLSLSYPITPDIDCNTIE; encoded by the exons ATGAAGACGATCTCGGCCATCGCCGTCGTCCTGCTCGCGGCGCTGGCGGTCCAGCAGCAGCTGGCGCGCGCCGACATCGCGTGCCCCGACGTGCTCAACGACATGGAGCCGTGCCTGTCCTTCCTGCAGGGCGGCGACGCCAGCCCATCCGGCCAGTGCTGCGCCGGCGTGAGGGCCCTCTACTCGGCCGCCGACACCACCGCCGACAGGCGGGCCACCTGCGAGTGCCTCAAGACGGCGTACAGCCAGGTCCACGCCCAGCTCTCCGCCGCGAGGGCGCTGCCGGAGGAGTGCGGGCTCTCGCTGTCCTACCCCATCACCCCCGACATCGACTGCAACAC GATTGAGTGA